In one window of Bos mutus isolate GX-2022 chromosome 13, NWIPB_WYAK_1.1, whole genome shotgun sequence DNA:
- the SCP2D1 gene encoding SCP2 sterol-binding domain-containing protein 1, with protein MWKRIDHQLKIKAGDGSQAGQFKELGPGREPAVPHSLSLSEFQTIPVFEDISQHVKEVGDQLVKKVNAIFQLDITKDGKTVHQWTIDLKNGSGDTYRGPARLPADTIFTIPEPVFMELILGKMNPQKAFLAGKFKVSGKVLLGQKLERVFKDWAKW; from the coding sequence ATGTGGAAGAGAATTGACCATCAGCTCAAGATCAAGGCAGGGGATGGGTCACAGGCAGGCCAGTTCAAGGAACTGGGTCCAGGTCGGGAACCTGCTGTGCCACACTCTCTCTCGCTGTCAGAATTCCAGACCATCCCAGTGTTTGAGGACATCAGCCAGCACGTCAAAGAAGTGGGGGACCAGCTGGTGAAGAAAGTCAATGCCATCTTCCAACTGGACATCACCAAAGATGGGAAGACTGTCCACCAGTGGACCATTGATCTGAAGAACGGCTCTGGGGACACGTATCgaggacctgccaggctcccagcAGACACCATCTTCACAATCCCCGAGCCTGTCTTCATGGAGTTGATTTTGGGCAAAATGAACCCTCAGAAGGCTTTCCTTGCCGGCAAGTTCAAAGTGAGCGGCAAAGTTCTGCTTGGCCAGAAGCTGGAGAGAGTTTTCAAGGACTGGGCTAAGTGGTAA